One window of the Armatimonadota bacterium genome contains the following:
- a CDS encoding phenylacetate--CoA ligase, translating to MTKAEQLDDRIGGRFERMSRDELTAWQIGALKQSVAQASRSPWYSAKFKEVGIEPGDIKSLEDVSKLPLTSKDDLRLSYPTGMLTVNADDIIRMHTSSGTTGKPTAIFHTREDVDCWAELMARSLHIAGARPHDVFQNMSGYGLFTGGLGLHYGAERLGMWTIPAGAGNTARQILLIRDFHVTVIHATPSYAMHVAERMVQEGDDPRSLGIKIAALGAEPYTEEMRLKLQDLYGFKAFNSYGLSEMNGPGVAFECVQQNGMHVWEDAYLVEIINPDTLQPVKPGEVGELVMTTLRRTGMPIIRYRTRDLTHILDGQCPCGCAHARMARMVGRSDDMLIIRGVNVFPSQIEEVLMRHKWLGGNYVIHLSQKESLDQMTVKVEIGKAEFDGSIERLRDLRTELGRQLREQVGFTVNIEIIEPGGLPASEGKAKRVIDERD from the coding sequence ATGTCGCGCGATGAACTGACCGCGTGGCAGATCGGGGCGCTTAAGCAGAGCGTCGCACAGGCATCGAGATCGCCGTGGTACTCTGCGAAGTTCAAGGAAGTCGGCATCGAGCCGGGCGACATCAAGTCGCTGGAAGACGTCTCGAAGCTGCCGTTGACCAGCAAGGACGACCTGAGGCTCAGCTACCCGACGGGGATGCTCACCGTCAACGCGGACGACATCATCCGCATGCACACCTCGAGCGGCACGACCGGCAAGCCGACCGCGATCTTCCACACTCGGGAGGACGTGGACTGCTGGGCCGAGTTGATGGCCCGATCGCTCCACATCGCAGGCGCTCGCCCGCACGACGTCTTCCAGAACATGAGCGGCTACGGGCTCTTTACCGGCGGGCTGGGACTCCACTACGGAGCCGAGCGGCTCGGGATGTGGACCATACCGGCGGGCGCGGGGAATACGGCTCGTCAGATTCTGCTCATACGCGACTTCCATGTGACCGTTATCCACGCCACTCCGAGCTACGCGATGCACGTCGCAGAGCGGATGGTACAGGAGGGCGACGATCCCCGATCGCTCGGCATCAAGATCGCGGCGCTCGGGGCCGAGCCCTACACTGAAGAGATGCGCCTCAAGCTGCAGGACCTCTACGGCTTCAAGGCATTCAACAGTTACGGGCTCAGCGAGATGAACGGCCCGGGCGTGGCGTTCGAGTGCGTGCAGCAGAACGGCATGCACGTCTGGGAGGATGCGTACCTCGTCGAGATCATCAACCCGGACACGCTCCAGCCGGTCAAGCCCGGCGAGGTCGGCGAACTGGTGATGACCACCCTCCGCCGGACCGGGATGCCGATCATCCGCTACCGCACGCGCGACCTGACGCACATTCTGGACGGCCAGTGCCCCTGCGGATGCGCCCACGCGCGGATGGCAAGGATGGTAGGCCGATCTGACGACATGCTGATCATCCGAGGCGTGAACGTCTTTCCGAGCCAGATCGAAGAAGTTTTGATGCGGCACAAGTGGCTCGGCGGGAACTACGTCATCCACCTGAGCCAGAAGGAATCGCTAGACCAGATGACGGTGAAGGTTGAGATCGGCAAGGCGGAGTTCGACGGCTCCATCGAGCGGCTGCGAGACCTGCGGACGGAACTCGGCAGGCAACTCAGGGAGCAGGTGGGGTTCACGGTGAACATCGAGATCATCGAGCCGGGCGGCCTGCCCGCGAGCGAGGGCAAGGCTAAGCGCGTGATTGACGAGAGAGATTGA